Proteins from a single region of Spirochaetota bacterium:
- a CDS encoding sigma-70 family RNA polymerase sigma factor translates to MRLTIAYCKAAYPERWKDAAFERIWNSYYRRVLYFIRVSFNAREADDLAQEVMAKVFEKLDAYDGRHAFSTWIYTLARNHCIDHVRKRRLAHIELPEHVRALADTERDVIARDEDREVAKALAALTADEQGISFLAFGERAPYRRIGEIYRMPLHTVKNRVHAIRTKLKDRLRRTYET, encoded by the coding sequence ATGCGATTGACGATAGCGTACTGCAAAGCGGCGTATCCGGAGCGCTGGAAGGATGCAGCATTCGAACGCATCTGGAACTCATATTACCGACGCGTACTGTATTTCATCCGCGTATCGTTCAATGCCCGGGAAGCGGACGATCTCGCGCAGGAGGTGATGGCGAAAGTGTTCGAAAAGCTCGACGCCTACGACGGACGGCACGCGTTCTCCACGTGGATATACACGCTTGCGCGCAATCACTGCATCGACCATGTGAGGAAAAGGAGGCTAGCGCACATCGAACTCCCTGAACATGTGCGTGCGCTCGCGGATACGGAACGCGATGTTATCGCCCGCGATGAAGACCGCGAGGTGGCAAAAGCCCTCGCCGCACTTACTGCTGATGAGCAGGGTATCTCGTTTCTCGCGTTCGGTGAACGTGCACCGTACAGACGCATCGGTGAAATATACCGAATGCCGCTCCACACGGTCAAGAATCGTGTGCATGCGATACGGACAAAGCTTAAGGATCGATTGAGGAGGACCTATGAGACTTGA
- a CDS encoding cyclic nucleotide-binding domain-containing protein, with translation MSERVVIQPKQYASGSVLFKQGDASRDVYILQGGKLGIYVDEVEVAIITEKGSFVGESAALLEEPRNATCIVLMDSVVTELPGKYLDNILQQHAGIASQLIKVLAKRLRMTTKNFTSMQKNVIHLKKEMNKMRKLPEKTGTYDVITDLLVEMNYVTESEIERARKKHEAMLATGVDKNIPNILVEMGIITMYQMIEVMKVQREIGS, from the coding sequence ATGAGCGAACGCGTCGTTATCCAGCCGAAACAATATGCGAGCGGGTCAGTGCTCTTCAAGCAGGGTGATGCCAGCCGCGATGTCTATATCCTGCAGGGCGGCAAACTCGGCATATACGTCGATGAGGTGGAAGTGGCCATTATCACCGAAAAGGGCTCATTTGTCGGGGAATCGGCGGCATTGCTCGAAGAACCGCGCAATGCGACATGCATCGTTCTCATGGACAGCGTCGTGACCGAACTTCCCGGCAAATACCTCGATAATATCCTCCAGCAGCATGCGGGCATCGCATCGCAGCTCATTAAGGTGCTCGCAAAACGCCTTCGCATGACGACGAAGAATTTCACCAGCATGCAGAAGAACGTCATCCATCTCAAGAAAGAGATGAACAAGATGAGGAAGCTCCCCGAGAAGACCGGCACCTATGATGTGATAACCGACCTCCTCGTCGAAATGAACTATGTCACCGAATCGGAGATAGAGCGCGCGCGGAAAAAACATGAAGCGATGCTTGCCACCGGCGTCGATAAGAACATACCGAACATACTCGTGGAAATGGGCATCATCACCATGTATCAGATGATAGAGGTCATGAAGGTTCAGCGGGAAATAGGGAGCTGA